A window of Citrus sinensis cultivar Valencia sweet orange chromosome 7, DVS_A1.0, whole genome shotgun sequence contains these coding sequences:
- the LOC102630274 gene encoding Golgi SNAP receptor complex member 1-1 translates to MDVPSSWDALRKQARKLEAQLDEQMHSYRKLVSSKGSTKVDAAENDLESGIDWLLKQLQQVNIQMQDWVSSGGSEMVSHTLTRHQEILQDLTQEFYRLRSSLKAKQEHASLLEDFREFDRTRLDLEDGVGSPEQALLKEHATINRSTGQMDSVISQAQATLGALAFQRSTFGGINSKLSNVSSRLPSVNQILSSIKRKKSMDTIILALVASVCTFLIFIYWVTK, encoded by the exons ATGGATGTGCCTAGCTCATGGGACGCTTTACGCAAACAG GCGAGAAAGCTGGAAGCACAGTTGGATGAGCAGATGCATTCCTATCGTAAGTTGGTTTCCTCTAAGGGTTCTACAAAGGTTGACGCCGCAGAGAATGATCTTGAATCTGGGATAGATTGGTTGCTGAAACAGCTACAACAAGTAAATATACAAATGCAAGATTGGGTATCGTCAGGAGGATCCGAAATGGTTTCACATACTTTGACTCGTCATCAGGAAATTCTTCAAGATCTTACTCAG GAGTTTTATCGTCTCCGCTCCAGCCTTAAAGCTAAGCAAGAGCATGCTTCGCTACTTGAGGACTTTAGGGAGTTTGATCGGACCAGATTAGATTTAGAAGATGGTGTTGGTTCTCCAGAGCAAGCTTTACTTAAAGAACACGCGACTATTAATCGAAGTACAGGACAG ATGGATTCTGTGATTTCTCAAGCTCAAGCAACTCTCGGTGCTCTGGCCTTTCAACGTTCAACATTTGGGGGCATCAATTCAAAGCTCAGCAATGTTAGCAGTCGACTCCCATCG GTAAATCAAATCCTCTCATCAATAAAGAGGAAAAAGTCTATGGACACTATCATACTTGCCCTTGTAGCATCTGTATGCACATTTCTGATTTTTATCTACTGGGTGACCAAGTGA
- the LOC102629979 gene encoding 60S ribosomal protein L7-1, with translation MAEEAAQQPLAFVAETVLKKRKSTEALALTRKAQLELGKYGHGQKNKKSKVEDIKRPEQFIKQFRDQELDLIRMKQRGKRSKKVIGKPKSKLLFIIRIQGTSDMHRRTKKILYNLRLRRIFSGVFVRATDGMLEVLQKVEPYVTYGYPNLVNVKELIYKKGYATVDRQRIPLTDNNIIEQTLGKYGIICIEDIVHEIANVGPHFKEVVNFLGPLTLNKPEGGLLGKKQPFKDGGEAGNREEEINELISKMN, from the exons ATGGCGGAAGAAGCGGCACAGCAACCGTTAGCTTTTGTGGCGGAAACCGTactgaagaaaagaaaaagcaccGAGGCTTTGGCGCTGACGAGGAAAGCCCAGTTGGAATTGGGAAAGTATGGCCATGGACAGAAGAATAAGAAGAGCAAAGTTGAGGATATCAAAAGACCCGAGCAATTTATCAAACAGTTTAGGGACCAg GAATTGGACCTTATCCGAATGAAACAGAGAGGGAAAAGGTCGAAAAAAGTGATCGGGAAGCCAAAATCTAAGTTGCTTTTTATTATACGCATACAAGG CACAAGTGACATGCATCGTAGGACTAAGAAGATTCTCTACAACCTTAGATTGAGGAGAATTTTCAGTGGTGTCTTTGTCAGGGCTACTGATGGTATGTTAGAAGTGCTGCAAAAGGTGGAGCCATACGTCACATATGG ATATCCTAATCTTGTAAATGTGAAGGAGCTAATTTACAAGAAGGGTTATGCAACTGTAGACAGGCAAAGAATTCCCCTCACAGACAATAACATTATTGAACAG ACGTTGGGGAAATATGGCATTATATGCATTGAGGATATAGTACATGAAATAGCCAATGTTGGTCCTCATTTTAAAGAGGTCGTCAACTTTCTGGGTCCTTTAACACTAAACAAGCCTGAAGGAGGATTACTAGGGAAGAAACAACCATTCAAGGACGGTGGAGAAGCTGGAAACCGTGAGGAAGAAATCAACGAATTAATCAGTAAGATGAATTAG
- the LOC102629415 gene encoding uncharacterized protein LOC102629415: MDDNNMDPDPWLAKDKLYHVLFCLTLTFFFSASASVSRYSFIRTHSIRVGSILSLLAGAAKEAADQFGLFPSAGASFKDAIADVIGVLIASSALSLWRICSSSRHGSDSGRTRRVLPV, from the coding sequence ATGGACGATAACAACATGGACCCAGATCCCTGGTTAGCTAAAGACAAGCTCTACCACGTACTCTTTTGTCTCACCCtcacttttttcttctccGCCTCGGCGTCCGTTTCTCGGTACTCATTTATACGGACCCACTCTATCCGGGTCGGATCTATATTGTCCCTTTTAGCCGGCGCCGCCAAGGAGGCTGCCGACCAGTTCGGCCTCTTCCCCTCCGCCGGAGCCTCCTTCAAGGATGCCATTGCCGATGTTATCGGCGTGCTGATCGCGTCCTCGGCGCTTTCTTTATGGAGAATATGCTCCTCCAGTCGGCACGGAAGTGATTCAGGTCGGACCCGACGGGTTTTGCCAGTTTGA
- the LOC102629705 gene encoding aquaporin NIP6-1 — MDHEDVPSAPSTPATPGTPGAPLFGGFRGDHRGTTGRKSLLKSCKCFSVEEWAIEDGRLPSVSCSLPPPPVSLARKVGAEFVGTLILIFAGTATAIVNQKTQGSETLIGLAGSTGLAVMVVILSTGHISGAHLNPAVTIAFAALKHFPWKHVPVYIGAQIMASLCAAFALKGIFHPIMGGGVTVPSAGYGEAFALEFIISFNLMFVVTAVATDTRAVGELAGIAVGATVMLNILIAGPSTGGSMNPVRTLGPAVAVNNYKAIWIYLTAPILGALCGAGTYSAVKLPEEDTDALAKPATASSFRR, encoded by the exons ATGGATCATGAGGATGTGCCTTCAGCTCCTTCAACTCCAGCCACACCAGGCACTCCTGGAGCTCCTCTATTTGGTGGGTTCAGAGGAGATCACAGAGGTACCACTGGAAGAAAATCACTTCTTAAAAGCTGTAAGTGCTTCAGTGTTGAAGAATGGGCCATTGAAGATGGAAGACTGCCCTCAGTTTCTTGCTCATTGCCCCCTCCTCCTGTCTCACTTGCCAGAAAG GTCGGTGCTGAATTTGTGGGCACACTTATACTAATCTTTGCTGGGACAGCCACAGCTATTGTGAACCAGAAAACACAAGGCTCAGAAACCCTAATTGGCCTCGCCGGCTCCACCGGACTCGCTGTCATGGTCGTCATCTTATCGACCGGTCACATCTCCGGCGCCCATCTCAACCCTGCTGTCACCATTGCCTTTGCTGCCCTAAAGCACTTTCCATGGAAACAT GTACCAGTTTATATTGGAGCACAAATAATGGCATCACTATGTGCTGCATTTGCCTTAAAGGGAATTTTTCATCCAATTATGGGAGGGGGAGTCACAGTTCCTTCAGCAGGATATGGTGAAGCTTTTGCTTTGGAATTCATAATTAGCTTCAATCTCATGTTTGTTGTCACTGCTGTAGCCACCGACACGAGAGCT GTGGGCGAGTTGGCGGGAATCGCGGTGGGAGCAACTGTCATGCTCAACATACTCATAGCCGG GCCATCAACGGGTGGCTCGATGAATCCAGTAAGAACACTAGGGCCAGCCGTAGCAGTAAACAATTACAAGGCCATATGGATCTACCTGACCGCCCCCATTCTTGGGGCATTATGCGGTGCGGGAACTTATTCTGCTGTCAAGCTGCCGGAGGAAGACACCGATGCCCTCGCAAAGCCTGCAACAGCAAGCAGCTTCAGAAGGTGA